The following are from one region of the Paenibacillus sp. KS-LC4 genome:
- a CDS encoding sugar phosphate isomerase/epimerase, with protein MSEQMRIGTLVGGGNADVMIPQIVGHGFESFNLTFWQTTGETDLTELAKRVRALADQHGFVVSALSVFGNPLTGTGDNADTLASWERLIDFAPLFGANIVSGFTGRLTDQPIDESIPRFKEVFGELTRRAADKGVRIAFENCDMGGTWSRGDWNIAHNPAAWELMFNAVPEDNIGLEWEPCHQMVSLIDPIPQLRKWASKVFHVHGKDATIAWDIVKEHGVHGPQPFVWHRTPGFGDSNWSDIITILRQNGYKGTIDIEGWHDPVYKDELEMTGQVHALNYLKRCRGGDFIPNPSV; from the coding sequence GTGAGTGAGCAAATGCGAATAGGTACCTTGGTAGGCGGCGGGAATGCCGATGTGATGATACCGCAAATCGTGGGACATGGTTTCGAATCTTTTAATTTAACGTTCTGGCAGACTACGGGGGAAACCGATTTGACGGAATTGGCTAAACGTGTAAGAGCGTTAGCCGATCAGCACGGGTTTGTGGTGTCGGCTCTTAGCGTCTTCGGTAATCCGCTTACAGGTACAGGCGATAATGCGGATACTTTAGCTAGCTGGGAGCGTTTAATTGATTTTGCGCCGCTCTTTGGCGCTAATATTGTATCCGGGTTTACTGGGCGATTGACGGACCAGCCGATTGATGAATCCATTCCGCGTTTTAAGGAAGTGTTCGGGGAGCTAACGAGACGTGCGGCGGACAAAGGCGTGCGAATTGCATTTGAAAACTGCGATATGGGTGGCACATGGTCGCGGGGAGACTGGAACATTGCCCATAATCCGGCAGCATGGGAGCTTATGTTCAACGCAGTGCCTGAGGATAATATCGGCCTGGAGTGGGAGCCTTGCCACCAGATGGTCAGCCTGATTGATCCGATCCCGCAGCTTCGCAAATGGGCAAGCAAGGTATTCCATGTCCATGGCAAAGATGCGACGATCGCTTGGGATATTGTGAAGGAGCATGGTGTGCATGGTCCCCAGCCATTTGTGTGGCATCGGACACCGGGCTTTGGTGATAGCAACTGGAGCGATATTATAACGATTTTGCGTCAAAATGGCTATAAAGGCACAATCGACATCGAAGGCTGGCATGATCCTGTGTACAAGGACGAGCTGGAAATGACGGGCCAGGTTCATGCCTTAAATTATTTGAAGCGCTGCCGCGGTGGCGATTTTATTCCAAATCCAAGCGTATAA
- a CDS encoding AraC family transcriptional regulator yields MTYPKELWENTRLEHKAYPIQLFHNQALGIKPGESMLYLHWHEHFEIILMREGSALLHIDSRPYEISQGELVFIPGGGLHVGYALSEGDIRYDCIVFNASLFNEWVHDPVHAQLVAPYLEGTLRFPVKPLEQEQHGGAIVKLLDELVGELDDKQSGYQLLVKAKLYSVLALLARRYDSQPPNSGRGAAASHLANRDRFKQLIKRLESDFQTKITVEAAAQQVNLNPFHFCKQFKKLTGRTFIEYVNVCRVNEAQRLLLQTTSTIAEIAAAVGCDNPNYFTKLYKQYKGITPSEARKWPR; encoded by the coding sequence ATGACTTATCCGAAGGAACTTTGGGAAAATACGCGACTCGAGCATAAGGCTTATCCCATTCAATTATTTCATAACCAAGCACTTGGTATTAAGCCGGGGGAGAGCATGCTGTATTTGCACTGGCATGAGCATTTCGAGATTATTCTAATGCGAGAAGGCAGTGCGCTGCTGCACATCGACAGCAGACCGTATGAGATATCGCAGGGGGAGCTTGTCTTTATTCCGGGAGGCGGCCTGCATGTTGGCTATGCGCTTAGCGAGGGTGATATTCGTTATGATTGTATCGTCTTTAATGCCTCATTGTTCAATGAGTGGGTTCATGACCCCGTGCATGCGCAGCTTGTTGCGCCTTACCTAGAGGGAACACTGAGATTTCCAGTCAAACCGCTGGAGCAGGAGCAGCATGGCGGCGCTATCGTGAAGCTGCTGGACGAGCTGGTGGGAGAGCTTGACGACAAGCAGTCTGGCTATCAGCTGCTCGTCAAAGCGAAGCTGTACAGCGTCCTAGCACTGCTTGCCCGCCGTTACGACAGTCAGCCGCCAAACAGTGGCAGAGGTGCAGCCGCCTCGCATTTGGCTAACCGCGACCGCTTCAAGCAACTGATCAAACGACTGGAGTCTGATTTTCAAACCAAAATAACGGTAGAAGCAGCAGCGCAGCAGGTTAATCTGAATCCCTTCCATTTCTGCAAGCAGTTCAAAAAGCTGACTGGGCGCACCTTCATCGAATATGTCAATGTTTGTCGCGTAAACGAGGCGCAAAGGCTGCTGCTGCAAACGACATCTACCATTGCCGAAATTGCAGCAGCAGTAGGCTGCGACAATCCGAATTATTTTACGAAGCTGTATAAGCAGTACAAAGGCATAACCCCGTCGGAGGCGCGCAAATGGCCGCGGTAG
- the fabD gene encoding ACP S-malonyltransferase: MEKMAFLFPGQGSHFVGMSKGLYDQYTIVKQTFEEANDVLGYDLAKLCFEGSLAELSKAKNAQPAILVSSVASFRVYMQEIGIVPQFLAGHSLGEYAAFTCAGAIRFADAVKLLHERGKLTDEVAASDVGAMSIIDGVERKVVVDECKAMELEGRQVWVSCYNTPNQTAISGESDAVMELEDRLANHGGLATPLLASAPFHCSFMQPMADQLLDKLSELEYGFFKYPVITNRNAEPMAHSEKVAQNLAQHITSPVQWERTMQYFKHKGVTLTVEMGPKNVLTNMVKANVDGIEALCYGTKEDRKKIEQILAAYPGLRKHIPTIITRSLAVAVATLNQNWDNEEYQEKVVKSYRKIQEIQDRLEETGEKPTLEQMRTSLDLLKIILDTKKVSVEEQTRWLHQIIDETGMYYELNDYLAPSRLAEKISQ; the protein is encoded by the coding sequence ATGGAAAAAATGGCATTTTTGTTCCCAGGTCAAGGCTCTCACTTTGTCGGCATGTCGAAAGGTCTTTATGATCAATATACGATTGTGAAGCAAACGTTTGAGGAAGCAAACGACGTGCTTGGCTACGATTTGGCTAAGCTCTGCTTTGAAGGCTCGCTTGCTGAGCTGTCCAAAGCAAAAAATGCCCAGCCAGCCATTCTCGTATCAAGCGTAGCCAGCTTCCGTGTTTATATGCAGGAGATCGGTATTGTACCGCAATTTCTTGCCGGACACAGCTTGGGTGAATATGCCGCATTTACTTGCGCGGGAGCGATTCGTTTTGCTGATGCGGTAAAGCTGCTGCATGAACGGGGAAAACTGACCGACGAGGTTGCAGCAAGCGATGTTGGGGCGATGTCTATTATTGATGGTGTCGAGCGCAAGGTGGTTGTGGATGAATGCAAAGCGATGGAGCTGGAGGGCCGTCAGGTTTGGGTATCCTGCTATAATACGCCGAATCAAACTGCGATTTCCGGGGAAAGCGACGCCGTTATGGAGCTGGAGGACAGGCTCGCGAATCATGGCGGACTGGCAACGCCGCTGCTTGCCAGCGCTCCGTTCCACTGCAGCTTTATGCAGCCGATGGCCGACCAATTATTGGACAAATTGTCGGAGCTGGAATACGGCTTCTTCAAATATCCGGTCATTACGAACCGCAATGCCGAGCCGATGGCGCATTCGGAGAAAGTGGCGCAAAATCTTGCGCAGCATATAACTAGCCCGGTACAATGGGAGCGTACGATGCAATATTTTAAACATAAAGGCGTTACGCTTACGGTCGAAATGGGACCTAAAAACGTTTTGACCAATATGGTGAAGGCGAATGTGGATGGTATTGAAGCGCTTTGCTATGGCACGAAGGAGGATCGCAAAAAAATCGAGCAAATTTTAGCAGCTTATCCAGGCCTCAGAAAACATATTCCAACTATTATTACGCGCAGCTTAGCGGTGGCAGTAGCTACCCTCAACCAAAACTGGGATAATGAGGAGTATCAGGAGAAGGTTGTGAAGTCGTATCGCAAAATACAGGAGATTCAGGATCGTCTTGAGGAGACCGGGGAGAAGCCAACCTTGGAACAAATGAGAACATCGCTCGATTTGCTGAAAATCATTTTGGATACGAAGAAGGTTTCAGTAGAAGAGCAGACTCGCTGGCTCCATCAAATTATTGACGAGACGGGCATGTATTATGAATTAAACGACTATCTTGCTCCTTCGCGTCTAGCAGAAAAAATTTCCCAATAG
- a CDS encoding amidohydrolase family protein, protein MSNRYLIKNGDFLTMDNALGNFKKADMLVEDSIIVSIQQEIDASDCEIIDAADMIVMPGFVDTHRHVWESLVRTIGADWSLPTYLQHIYYGGFGSKLRPTDSYAANLLGALEALNAGVTTLLDWTMIYSPEHADGFIKGLQDAGIRAVFAYGASGETEYWDRSSKKLVSDDVYRVKKQHFSSDDQLLTMGLAIRGPEFSHWDATVHEIRLARELDAICSMHVGFGSWGPDDRSIEKLYKAGLLGPDLNMVHANTMGYDEYKMLADSGASISITPEVEMMMGHGYPATGLFMENGGTPTLGVDVVTSTSGDMFTQMKFMLQAERARTNQSLLASKSMPGELSLKAQQVLHFATIAGAKALGLDRKVGTLTPGKEADFIMVRTTDLNLFPISDPVGAIVQFANPSNVDSVFVAGRPVKRHGQLQYVDLNHIRKMANESKEYLFSTVANTTNGVI, encoded by the coding sequence TTGAGTAATCGCTACTTAATTAAGAACGGCGATTTTTTAACAATGGATAACGCTCTAGGAAATTTTAAGAAAGCTGATATGTTAGTTGAAGACTCTATCATTGTCTCGATTCAACAAGAGATTGATGCTTCAGACTGCGAAATCATTGATGCAGCGGATATGATTGTCATGCCAGGCTTTGTAGACACCCATCGGCATGTTTGGGAGTCTTTAGTCCGCACGATTGGAGCTGACTGGTCACTGCCGACCTATTTGCAACATATTTATTATGGCGGATTTGGCAGCAAATTGCGCCCGACAGACAGCTATGCTGCCAATTTGCTAGGTGCATTGGAAGCGCTGAATGCCGGCGTAACTACCCTTTTGGATTGGACGATGATTTATTCTCCCGAGCATGCAGATGGATTCATTAAGGGCTTGCAAGATGCTGGCATTCGCGCCGTATTCGCGTATGGAGCTTCCGGTGAGACCGAATATTGGGACCGCAGCAGCAAAAAGCTCGTTTCCGATGACGTCTACCGCGTAAAAAAGCAGCATTTTTCCTCCGATGATCAGCTGCTAACGATGGGCTTAGCCATACGAGGACCGGAATTCAGCCATTGGGACGCTACCGTTCACGAAATACGACTTGCAAGAGAGCTCGATGCGATTTGCTCCATGCATGTCGGCTTTGGCAGCTGGGGCCCGGATGACCGCTCTATTGAAAAGCTATATAAGGCTGGCCTGCTTGGTCCCGATTTAAATATGGTGCACGCTAATACGATGGGCTATGATGAGTACAAAATGCTTGCAGATTCAGGGGCGTCGATATCCATTACGCCTGAGGTGGAAATGATGATGGGACATGGCTATCCCGCCACCGGGCTGTTTATGGAAAATGGCGGAACGCCTACCCTTGGCGTGGATGTGGTGACTTCAACCAGCGGAGACATGTTTACGCAAATGAAATTTATGCTGCAGGCGGAGCGGGCAAGAACGAATCAGAGCCTTTTAGCATCCAAAAGCATGCCCGGTGAATTGAGTTTGAAGGCACAGCAGGTTTTGCATTTTGCAACGATAGCTGGAGCCAAAGCTTTAGGATTAGACCGTAAAGTCGGAACCTTAACGCCTGGAAAAGAAGCCGATTTCATTATGGTACGGACGACAGATTTGAATCTCTTCCCTATCTCCGATCCAGTAGGAGCCATTGTACAATTTGCAAACCCGTCCAACGTTGATTCCGTATTTGTTGCTGGACGTCCGGTCAAACGTCATGGCCAGTTGCAGTATGTCGATTTAAATCATATACGTAAAATGGCAAACGAAAGTAAAGAATACTTATTTTCTACTGTAGCAAATACCACGAATGGGGTCATTTAA
- a CDS encoding DUF1349 domain-containing protein, whose translation MKFELQRTFWLYEPKKYAVEPDKVTITTEPGTDFWQRTYYGFQNDSAPALLLRTSERYFSFVVKTEFDSKQRYDQCGVILYQNSDNWFKASIEFENDEFQRLGSVVTNHGFSDWATTDIPANVKTMYYRFSRRESDYCIENCYDGITYKQMRIFHLFEGGEEIQFGVYACSPEQSSFEAVFSEFEMTECKWKMHQ comes from the coding sequence ATGAAATTTGAATTGCAACGTACATTTTGGCTTTATGAACCGAAAAAATATGCCGTCGAACCCGATAAGGTTACGATTACAACGGAGCCGGGAACTGATTTTTGGCAGCGAACCTATTACGGTTTTCAAAATGATTCTGCCCCCGCTTTATTGCTGAGAACATCCGAGCGTTACTTCTCGTTTGTTGTGAAAACGGAGTTTGACAGTAAACAGCGTTATGACCAGTGCGGCGTTATTCTTTATCAGAACAGCGATAACTGGTTTAAGGCCTCTATCGAATTTGAAAATGATGAATTTCAACGGTTAGGCAGTGTTGTCACCAACCATGGGTTTTCGGATTGGGCGACGACGGATATCCCGGCAAATGTAAAGACGATGTACTACCGATTCAGCCGTCGTGAAAGTGATTATTGTATCGAAAATTGTTATGACGGAATCACTTATAAGCAAATGAGAATATTCCATTTGTTCGAAGGCGGAGAAGAAATACAGTTTGGCGTCTATGCTTGCAGCCCGGAGCAATCCTCTTTTGAGGCTGTTTTTAGCGAGTTTGAAATGACAGAATGCAAGTGGAAGATGCATCAATAA
- a CDS encoding 4'-phosphopantetheinyl transferase superfamily protein, giving the protein MIEVYMLRLDERKAAALHEVMLKYVSPSKREAAGRFRRPIDAYRSVTGEILARLAITKRCKLSNAELSFYKNEYGKPLLDHSSIDFHFNVSHSGDWVVCAFGDCPVGIDVELMKQQDLSIAERFFAPVEYNRLMSLAASRQLTYFYQLWTLKESYIKAVGKGMSIPLDSFSFFIKEDGEIEASLEKGAAAAYFMQTFADEAHAMALCTYEETVPIYKQLDYEELESLLSTLYVAASC; this is encoded by the coding sequence ATGATAGAGGTTTATATGCTGCGGCTGGACGAGAGGAAAGCTGCGGCGCTGCATGAAGTTATGTTGAAGTACGTTTCACCAAGCAAGCGGGAAGCGGCCGGGCGATTCCGCCGGCCGATTGATGCCTATCGTTCAGTGACAGGCGAGATTTTGGCAAGACTAGCTATTACCAAACGATGCAAGCTATCAAATGCCGAGCTTTCTTTTTACAAAAATGAGTATGGCAAGCCGTTGCTGGATCATTCCTCCATCGACTTTCATTTCAATGTGTCACATTCCGGTGACTGGGTAGTTTGCGCCTTTGGCGACTGCCCGGTTGGAATTGACGTTGAGCTCATGAAGCAACAGGACTTGTCCATTGCCGAGCGGTTCTTCGCTCCGGTTGAATATAACAGGCTGATGAGTTTGGCTGCCAGCCGTCAGCTCACGTATTTTTACCAGCTGTGGACGTTGAAGGAAAGCTATATTAAGGCAGTGGGCAAAGGCATGTCGATCCCGCTTGATTCATTTTCTTTCTTCATTAAGGAGGACGGTGAAATAGAGGCAAGCCTTGAAAAAGGGGCAGCTGCTGCTTATTTTATGCAAACCTTTGCAGATGAAGCGCATGCGATGGCACTGTGTACCTACGAGGAGACGGTGCCCATTTATAAGCAGTTGGATTACGAGGAGCTGGAAAGTCTGCTTTCTACGCTTTACGTAGCAGCTAGCTGCTGA
- a CDS encoding Gfo/Idh/MocA family oxidoreductase, whose product MPAKYRVVVAGCGGMANTWVDYALGREDTEIVGLVDIKQEFAQAMAERKGLSCPTFTSLQTALEETGANLVFDITIPASHYSIGKTALEQGCHVFGEKPLAESMEECLSLVKLAERTGYTHAVMQNRRYDGRIRALRKLLTDGHIGRTGFIGADFFIGAHFGGFRDAMSSPLLLDMAIHTFDQARYVSGANPVSVYCHEFNPPGSWYEGNAAALCIFEMSDGSLFNYRGSWCAEGAITSWEAQWRITGEYGTAIWDGNGEPYAEVVAPSDQTGKFIRDYVRIEGGLVKLNNEFHEGCLDEMFAALDEGRKPETDSSDNIYSMAMVLASLESARLGKKVLIADMMK is encoded by the coding sequence ATGCCAGCAAAATATCGGGTAGTTGTCGCAGGCTGCGGCGGAATGGCAAACACATGGGTGGACTATGCATTAGGCAGGGAGGATACGGAAATCGTAGGACTTGTCGATATTAAACAGGAATTTGCCCAGGCAATGGCGGAGCGTAAAGGATTGAGCTGTCCGACTTTTACGAGCCTGCAAACTGCACTTGAGGAGACTGGAGCGAATCTCGTGTTTGATATTACAATTCCAGCGAGTCACTATTCAATCGGCAAAACAGCGCTAGAGCAGGGCTGTCATGTATTTGGCGAGAAGCCCTTGGCGGAATCCATGGAAGAGTGCCTGTCTCTTGTGAAGCTGGCGGAGCGCACAGGCTATACCCACGCCGTTATGCAAAATCGCCGTTACGATGGGCGCATTCGCGCTTTGCGCAAGCTGCTGACGGATGGTCACATTGGGCGAACCGGCTTTATCGGTGCGGATTTTTTTATCGGAGCGCACTTTGGCGGATTTCGTGACGCGATGAGCAGTCCGCTGCTGCTCGATATGGCCATTCATACGTTTGATCAGGCTCGGTATGTATCGGGAGCGAATCCGGTATCGGTCTACTGCCATGAGTTTAACCCTCCTGGCTCCTGGTATGAAGGAAATGCCGCAGCACTTTGTATTTTTGAAATGTCCGACGGCTCACTATTTAATTATCGCGGCTCATGGTGCGCGGAGGGGGCGATTACGTCATGGGAGGCTCAGTGGCGTATTACAGGAGAATATGGTACAGCCATCTGGGACGGAAACGGCGAGCCCTATGCAGAGGTTGTTGCTCCAAGTGATCAGACGGGCAAATTTATTCGCGATTATGTGCGTATAGAGGGCGGACTTGTGAAGTTGAATAATGAGTTTCACGAAGGCTGTCTTGATGAAATGTTTGCAGCGCTTGACGAAGGGCGCAAGCCGGAAACCGATAGCAGCGATAATATTTACAGCATGGCCATGGTGCTTGCATCACTGGAGAGTGCGCGGCTAGGGAAGAAGGTTCTTATTGCTGATATGATGAAATAA
- a CDS encoding acyl-CoA dehydrogenase family protein, whose amino-acid sequence MKIELTEVQENWQNEFSAFVDNEILPLADLNDREERIHPDMLRKMAEVGYLGSMLPKKYGGMELDNVTLGILNEEVGRGCSSARSLLTVHGMVSLAILRWGTEQQKSEWLPKLAMGSALAAFGLTEPNAGSDAKSIATTAELDGNEYVLNGRKKWITIAQIADLFLIFAKCEGQPAAFLVERERLGVTVLPMSGLLGARGSMIAEVVLSDCRIPQQNLLGKLGMGLTHIALPCLDYGRYTIACGCVGLAQACLEASLEYGSTRVQFGRPLQDNQLIQKMIAEMAVQAKAARMLCYKVGYLRDSGDPDSIMETWTAKYFASTMLTKITNDAVQIHGANGCHSGYPVERYFRDAKINEIIEGTSQMHEMLIAEQQFVTNRRAGRTMAQTANS is encoded by the coding sequence ATGAAAATTGAACTGACTGAGGTACAGGAAAATTGGCAAAATGAGTTCAGTGCATTTGTTGATAACGAAATCCTGCCGCTAGCTGATCTAAATGACCGTGAGGAGCGTATCCATCCGGATATGCTCCGGAAAATGGCAGAAGTCGGCTATCTGGGCTCCATGCTGCCTAAAAAATACGGCGGTATGGAGCTGGACAACGTGACCCTGGGCATTCTCAACGAAGAGGTGGGGCGCGGCTGCTCCTCGGCAAGAAGTCTGCTGACCGTTCACGGCATGGTATCCCTTGCGATTTTGCGTTGGGGAACGGAGCAGCAGAAGAGCGAGTGGCTTCCCAAGCTGGCAATGGGCAGCGCTTTGGCGGCATTTGGCCTAACGGAGCCGAATGCTGGCAGCGATGCCAAGAGCATTGCAACAACGGCAGAGCTAGACGGGAATGAATATGTATTAAATGGCCGTAAAAAATGGATTACGATCGCTCAAATTGCTGACCTGTTTCTCATCTTTGCCAAATGCGAGGGCCAGCCAGCGGCATTTCTCGTAGAGCGGGAGCGGCTCGGGGTAACGGTCTTGCCTATGTCCGGCCTGCTTGGTGCAAGAGGCTCCATGATAGCCGAAGTTGTGCTTTCGGATTGCCGAATTCCGCAACAAAATTTGCTGGGCAAGCTCGGCATGGGACTGACGCATATTGCGCTGCCTTGTCTGGATTACGGCAGATATACAATAGCCTGCGGCTGCGTTGGTTTGGCGCAGGCCTGCCTAGAGGCTTCTTTAGAATACGGCAGCACGAGAGTCCAATTTGGGCGGCCGCTCCAGGATAATCAACTGATTCAGAAGATGATTGCTGAAATGGCCGTACAGGCGAAGGCGGCTAGAATGCTGTGCTATAAAGTTGGATATTTACGCGATAGCGGCGATCCCGACAGCATTATGGAGACGTGGACGGCCAAATATTTTGCATCGACTATGCTGACCAAAATTACGAACGATGCAGTACAAATACATGGAGCTAACGGCTGCCATAGCGGATACCCGGTGGAACGCTATTTCCGTGATGCCAAAATTAATGAAATCATCGAGGGAACGTCGCAGATGCATGAAATGCTAATTGCTGAGCAGCAGTTCGTGACTAACCGCCGAGCAGGGCGGACTATGGCTCAAACAGCCAATTCCTAA
- a CDS encoding SDR family oxidoreductase, with product MLMKDQVIVVSGVANEKSLAWGVAKALHREGATLVFTYRKDKSLRKMTKLLQEYGIKAAAVVPCDILDDASIAEAFNTIAQQVGTIHGLVHSIAYADQLQGEYIDTTREGYLLAQNASSFSLVAMAKQAHGLMKEGGAIVTQTYIGSGRVVKNYNVMGVAKAALEASVRYLAEDLGKHGIRVNAVSAGPIFTSAASAIADFQNKLIAMEQQAPLRRNVDQDEIGDATLFLLSRLSRGITGEVLHVDAGCHIF from the coding sequence ATGCTGATGAAGGATCAAGTCATAGTCGTGTCAGGCGTAGCCAATGAGAAGAGCTTAGCGTGGGGAGTTGCCAAAGCGCTTCATCGGGAAGGAGCCACGCTTGTTTTCACCTATCGAAAGGATAAGTCCTTACGCAAAATGACAAAGCTGCTACAGGAGTATGGCATCAAAGCGGCAGCTGTTGTCCCGTGCGATATACTGGATGATGCGAGCATTGCCGAAGCATTCAACACCATTGCGCAGCAGGTTGGAACGATTCATGGACTTGTCCATTCCATCGCCTATGCGGATCAGCTTCAAGGAGAGTACATCGATACGACGAGAGAAGGTTATTTGCTGGCGCAAAACGCCAGCAGCTTTTCATTAGTGGCTATGGCTAAGCAGGCGCACGGCTTAATGAAAGAGGGGGGAGCGATTGTGACCCAAACCTACATAGGCTCTGGTCGTGTCGTGAAAAATTATAATGTCATGGGCGTTGCGAAGGCCGCGCTCGAAGCGAGCGTGCGCTACTTGGCTGAGGATTTAGGCAAGCATGGCATTCGTGTAAATGCAGTATCGGCAGGCCCTATATTCACCTCGGCCGCTTCAGCGATTGCTGATTTTCAAAATAAGCTAATAGCGATGGAGCAGCAGGCGCCGCTGCGGCGCAATGTTGATCAGGATGAGATAGGTGATGCGACACTATTTTTACTAAGTCGTCTTTCGCGTGGCATTACGGGTGAAGTTCTCCATGTTGATGCGGGCTGTCATATTTTTTAG
- a CDS encoding HAD-IIIC family phosphatase, translated as MAYNVEEKKDTAKRKIKCVVWDLDHTIWNGILMEDTTVELRSDIVNVIKTLDERGILQSIASRNEHDVAMGKMRELGIEQYFIYPQISWNRKSAAIQTIVESINIGMDTIAFIDDQPFEREEVSFNHPDVLCIDAAEIEGLLERPEFNPTFITEDSRNRRSLYMSDIVRNEVESSFDGSQEEFLASLGMVFTVSSVEGDDLKRAEELTVRTHQLNATGYTYSYEELDEFRHSPDHKLLISELEDKYGTYGKIGLTLLECKDNIWTLKLLLMSCRVMSRGVGSVMLQYVAKMAHDAGAVLRAEFVPTDRNRMMLLTYKFAGFKEVEEQNGVLIFEHDAAHLQSAPDYLTLISRV; from the coding sequence GTGGCGTACAATGTTGAGGAGAAGAAGGATACCGCAAAGCGTAAAATTAAATGTGTCGTGTGGGATTTGGACCATACGATTTGGAACGGTATTTTAATGGAGGATACGACGGTTGAGCTGCGAAGCGATATTGTGAACGTCATTAAAACACTAGATGAGCGGGGCATTCTGCAGTCGATTGCCAGCCGTAATGAGCATGATGTGGCGATGGGAAAAATGAGAGAGCTCGGGATTGAGCAATATTTCATCTATCCGCAAATCAGCTGGAACCGCAAATCAGCTGCGATCCAGACGATTGTCGAATCCATTAATATCGGAATGGATACGATTGCTTTTATCGACGACCAGCCGTTTGAGCGGGAAGAGGTCAGCTTCAACCATCCTGACGTCCTGTGCATAGATGCTGCCGAGATAGAAGGACTGCTTGAGAGGCCAGAATTTAACCCAACCTTTATTACGGAGGACTCCCGGAACCGCAGGAGCCTCTATATGAGCGATATCGTACGCAATGAGGTTGAATCCAGCTTCGATGGCTCGCAGGAGGAGTTTCTCGCCTCACTGGGTATGGTGTTTACGGTTTCTTCGGTTGAGGGAGACGATTTGAAGCGGGCGGAGGAGCTAACGGTAAGAACGCATCAGCTGAATGCAACCGGCTACACCTACTCCTATGAGGAATTGGATGAATTCCGTCATTCACCGGATCACAAGCTGCTTATATCCGAATTGGAGGATAAATACGGCACGTACGGCAAAATCGGTTTAACGCTGCTTGAATGCAAGGACAACATTTGGACGCTGAAGCTGTTGTTAATGTCATGCCGTGTTATGTCTAGAGGAGTAGGCAGTGTTATGCTGCAATACGTCGCCAAGATGGCGCATGATGCGGGGGCTGTACTACGAGCCGAGTTCGTGCCTACTGACCGTAATCGCATGATGCTGCTTACGTATAAATTTGCCGGCTTCAAGGAAGTGGAGGAGCAGAACGGCGTGCTTATTTTCGAGCATGATGCCGCTCATTTGCAAAGTGCTCCAGACTATCTCACCTTAATCAGCCGTGTTTAA